AGCGCAGCATGAAACGGTCCTCCTCTGACAGCTCCTCTATGGGTCGCTGCTCCCGCTCGAAACGGGCAATGAGGCTGTGTTCATACTCTGTGGGCAGGAAGCGGGTGAGCAACTCCAGGAAGTCCAGGCCAAGGGTCTGTAGGTCGTACCTGTGAGGGGAGGGGCCGGTATCACTCCACACTCACCAGTTCTTGAGAGCAGGACCACTCCTACCCCATTACTTGATGGAATAAATGAACTTAACTATTTGCTATTGCCAACAGCTTCAGGGAATAAGAGATAACAGTCAAGGGAAGCTGGGAGTTAGGAAGCCCGGAGTCCCAATCATACATCAGTGGCGGTGTCCAAGCAGTAAATGTCTGGGCCTCAGTGTAAGGAGGCAAGAAGGCAAAAGGAACATCTCCATCCGGGCATGGACTCACAGTatgacctcagttttcttaaccTGAAAATGGGAACACAGTTCCCTGCCCTACTCTCCGACCAGCATTGGTATGAAACTTGATGGACTCTGTTCCATAGTTGGGGCTCTTTTACTATCTGCCTAACAACCCCGGCCTAGCAGAGGGGCTGCGCTGCCTCTAAGCCTGGGGCAGAGGTACTCACGTCTCGATGGCCTGGCAGATGCGGTCCGCCCCCAGGTTGCCCTTGCGCAGGGTGATGGCCAGGTTCTTGGCCCGGTTGGCCTCGATGAGCGTGGCTTTGCTGGGGGCCTTCTGGGATGCCTTACTCTTGAGGGCGCTAAGGTCTACATTGGGGCCTTGGGACTTCGTCTTGAACTGCTGCTCAAAGTCACTCATGTCCAGCTCCTGAGGGTGcagaaagaggaggtggggctgggcggggccgggggctggTGCGTTCCTGGCTGAGCGCCGTGCTTGGTACTAGAGCCACCTATCCAGCCCTGACCAGGCCATCAGCAGAGAAACAAACCAGTACGCAGCCTGACCATGCACCTTGATGGGGGATACAGGCGAAGCACATGGAGCACCAAGGAGGGGCAGGAACAGCACCCTATCCAGAGGACCCAGACTCCAAGCCGCTTCAGCTGAAGCAAGAGCCAAATTGGCCAGGgttaaaaagaggaaagggaagggcattccaggcagaggaacagcaTGAACAATGGCCTGGAGGCAACAGAACACAACCCTTTTGGAAAACTGAAAGTGTAGTTAGAAGGGCTGAGGCCCTGGTTGTCTGTGGGAAGGCGGTGGGAGAGGGGcctgaaaggaggagagaggccaGACTTAGGGGAGGGATGAGCCCCTCTGCAGGCATGGAGGGAAAGCCTCCAAGGGAGTCAGGACACACTGCCTACGAGATGCACTAGTCCAGTTCAGCTTGACCCCCATTCTTGGGGCTCCATGTCCTCCTCCATAAAATGGGGTAGAGGAGGTGACCACCCCCAGTGCCCAGCATGATCCAGGCAGGTCCCCCCCCTTCTCTGGTGCCCACACTGGCAGCAAGGCAGGACCACTCACCTGCAGCACCTTCTCGTCATTGAGCTCAGTGAAGACAGTGCCTGTGATCTGATTGGGTTTCAGGGCCACCCAGTTTAAGAGGGGCATTCTGAACTTGGTCTGGATGGGTTTCTTGGCCTTCATTCCTGGGACAGAGAGGGAGTGGTCACTGGGGCAGTAGTAGGTGCCATGGCTGGAAGGAACCTGGGCCCAGGCCCAGTGAGGACACACAGAGCAGACTGGAGGCAGTAGGAGGCCCACAGACAGAGGGTCCTGGAGGATACTGAAGCCAGAGTACCCCCCACCGCACCCCCGCCTCGTCCCCATGCCATGGGCAGTCTACTCACCCGGGCCCATCTCTGAGCCAGGCCCTCCGAGAGCAGCAGAGGGACCTCCCGCAGGCGGTGGGGGCGGTGGAGGCACCGAACCGTCAGCGCCCGGAGGCAGCggtggcggcgggggtgggggcggctgGTCTCCCGgcagcggcggcgggggcgggggctccGGACTGcctgggaggggcggggccggtgGGGGCGCCAGGGGCGTGGCATCCTGCTGGGAGGGGAGACCAGGTAgtgggggcggcggcggcggcggtggggtTGCTGCTCCGGGAACCGGCTCTGCTGCAGGTGGGAGTTCTGAGCCCAGCGAGaaccggggagggggcggggagaaggGCGTGTCAATTTCTTAGGTTGAGGGGTCATGTCTCCGCCTCCCCGCCCTACACATGCGCACTGGGCTCATTGCGACCCACCCGCACCTGCCTGAGCCACGCCCACAATCCAAACCtacccctcccacctctccccgcCTGAGATGTCCCCAGGCTCCTCATGCACTTCCCGGTTCCGCCATTCCTACCCCACCCGGCTTGAAGCCCCTGCACACCTGGGCTGGGGGAGCCGATGGGCACCCTCGGAGTCGGGGCATCGCTGCCGCTCGGAGTTGCCACAGCGACCGGGAGGATCTCGATGGAGACGGCATCCCCGGGCCCCCTCAGGATACGGATCAACCCCTTTTCCTCCAGCTCCTCCACCTTCAGCTCTATCGCTGAGGGCCGCGCCGGGGCAGGGGCAGGCACTTTCTCAGGCTCAGAGGGACGTCTGGAGGTGCCCATGGGGGTCGATTCGCTGAAGCGCTCCTGCGAGCCGCCGGTGGGGGGTTAGTAACCACCGGCAAGCCTGGCACAGAGCCCCCATTTTCTTGCCGGGGTGGAGGGAGGTGTCAAGCCTAGAAGCCCCAAATGGTCTGTTCTTGGAAGTCCGTCCCACCCCTGGCCCGGCCCacccacccccctaccccccgTCCCCCCAACCTCACCCGCAGGGTCTCCAACTCCTTTCGGGTCTGGCTTAGCTGCTTTTCCAGTTCTGCTATCTTGGCCATGGATTCGTTCTCCGCGTCCCGAAGCCGCTCTGTCAGCTGTGGCACGAGCACATGGTGAGCTCCCACCCGCAGCCGGGCATTGGCATGGGCACCGAGGGGGCGGCACCAGGCATGCCTGCCTGGAGGGCTAGGGGAGGCTTCCGGATGTGCTTAGCCCTGGGGTGCCGCGGGGCAGCCGAGCCTGGCACTTGAACCCAAGTAGGTGAGGTACTGAGAGCACTGAAGTGCTCTCAGGAGGGGAAACCAAGGCACCACTGATGAGGGAGGGAGCTGGCAGGGGCCCCGGGCACCCAATTCCACCCAAACCAGGGCCTGGGGTCCAAGCACCTGGAGAGGAGAAGACCTGCCTTCCTCAGAGGTCCAGCCCAGTGGAGGAGCTCAATGAACATTCATGCATTGAGAAAGGCACCCAAAGGATTCTGGTGAAACTCAGGGGCCCCCAGCTCACACCTAGAACCAGTGGCTGATATCCGTGTGGGGCTCTGTGGGCCTACTCTGTGCTGGGCCAAGTTCAGGAGCAGCTCTCACCAGGGCCACCTGCTCCTGCAGCTCCTCCACGTGCTCCAGCACAGCATTCTTGGTCTCAGTGTCCTCCAGCAGCGCGCCCACATCAAAAACATTGTCCAAGTAGGCCTGAATCTGTACCTGCAGCTTGTCGCTCTCCGTGAGCCGAAGCCTCTGTCCCCAGACGGAAGGTTCAGGTTGAGGCCTGGTGTGAGGGATCTTTCCAGTACCCCCCATCACCACCAGAGCCCAGACAAAGGGGCCTGAGCCCTAGcccacttttgtttctttattttttattgagatataattcatataccataaaattcactattttaaagcgtacaattcactagtttttagtatattcacaaggttgtgcaaaccatcaccactatctaatttcagaacattttcatcaccccaaaaagaaactctgtacctgttagcagtcactccccatcctctcctctcccagcccctggcaaccaccaatctttcCGTCTCTATGGACTTACCTATTCCGGACATTTCGTATAAAGGAAGCGTACAATATATggcctctgtgtctggcttctttcactgagcataatagcgtaatgttttcaaggcccATCCACGTTCTACCATGTATCACTATTTTGCTCCTTTTCGTGGctgaatattccattgaatggacaTATCACCCTAGCctgcttttctccttttgttgATCCTGGCTTTCAAAAATCCAATCCCGAAGGCCCTGCTCCTCTGGGACGCCTCacaaagaaatcagaagaaagctacACCTTCTCTGCGCAGGCTGAGCCACGAAGTACCAAGCCCCTCTGCCCATCTTCCCCAGAGCAAGGAACTCCCCCACGACCCAGATCCATACAGCAGGAGCCAGCTCCTGCTCTGGCCCAGTATCTCTGTGCTCCCCATTGTATGCCTATCTGCGTCTGGTGCTCCCAGAGCCAGACCGAGGGCCACCTAGAGCCTGTTCTAGCACCTGCAACAACAGCTCCATGGTCTGAGTGCCTATTTTGCGGCAGGCACCACTCTACACAGTTAcagtctttattatttctatgATTCTCCTATCTTACAGATGGAAAAAGTGAGGCTTAGCGAGAAGAGACCTATCTAAGGTCACAtgagctaggaagtggcagggtCGGGATTTGAaccttgaacccaggtctgcctgacccTGGCATCTGTGCTAACCACTGAGCCATACTCTGCAGCCAGCAGGTGGTTAGTCCTGGGGGGAGTGCAGGGCTCACCTCCAAGTACAGGTCCAGGCCCAGGTGGGTGAACTCATACTGCAGGAAGACGCGGAAGTTCATGTTCTCCACCGAATGTACCACAATGTTGATGAATTGCATGCAGGCCACCTGGGAGGCGGGGCAGTGAGCAGGTCTATGATCCTCTTGGTGGGGGGTTCTCAGTGACTTCCACCCCCCCCCAGTTTAACCCCAAGTCCCCCACCCTTGCCACATTTCTCACCCCACTAATCCAGCTTTGTCCCACCCATATCTGTCCCACGtaccctcctcccagcctccccgtCACTGAcatccgcccctcccccaccaaccaCTCAGTCCTCATATCTGCAGGAGCTGAGCCCAGATCCCAGATACCCAGGCTCCTAACTGCTCCTGGCACCCTAGGGTGACCTGGCCCAGGCTGGGCTCCTGAGCTCACCATGAAGTCAATGTTGCTGTCCTCGTTCCGGAAATATTCCATCAGCTTTTCAAAGCGGTGCtgctccccacatacctgggtaggagGAATGGCTGTCACTGAGGTCCCAGTGACACACCTCCTAAGCTATCTTGCAGCTGTCCCCTTTATGCCTCTGTGAGTGCCTCTCAAGTTAAATCTAAGTCGGGCcatgtcactcttctgctcaaaacctcAATTCCCTCTTGATCTCGCACAGCCCTCCCCAACACTGACCCATTCTGGCCACACTGGCGTCCTGGCacattcctacctcagggcctttgcacctgctgttccacCTGCCTGATGTGCTCTTACTCAAGACAGCCACCACATCAatccctcacttccctcacaACTTTGCTCAAATCTTACCTTCTCAATGAGGCTTCCTAACCACCCGGCAACCAGTTCCCCCTCCCCTGACAGCTTCCCTGACTTTTTTCCCCAGAGCATGTACGATTTCTTCATAGACTGtgtaatttgcttatttattatatCGCTGATTATCTGTCTTCTACTGCCTTCgttgtttcttttgttcactAATGTATCCCAAGCGCCCActctgtgcctgacacatagtagccCCTTGACGAATGTTCATTAGAGGAAGGCACTGATCCCGTGCTGCCTTGTGCATCATATTCTCAAGCAGCTCCTTCTCGCGAGCCTGATAACCAGAGCCAGCAGCTCCGAGATGTGTGGATCAAGGCCAGTTTGGGCAGAGGCTCAGCAGATCCCCATAGTTGTCCCTGTCGCCCCAGGCCGTGCCCCTGCGTGACCCTGTACCTTcccttcagatgaggaaactcccCAAATACCCACCCAGCGTCCCTAGCTGTCCCCAGCAGAAGCCACAGTTGGCAGCAACAGGGCTCCAAGCAACACTAGAGGGCAAGTACATGTTTGGGCGGGGGCTCCATTACCTCCTTGAAGTTGTCAAAGGCGGAAAGGATGATATCGTGTCCTCCCCGAACCAGGCACACTGCCGCCAGCAGCTCCAGCACCAGAGCCTTGGTTctggggagagaaggggcagGCTGTCCCTTGCGAACAGGCAGGCCCCGCAGCAAAGGTGGATGTGGGCCTGGCtaggggggagggcaggggagctgATGGGGTGGGAATGAGCCTGGGTAGCGGTCCCGAGAACTGAGGGGACAGAGTAGGCAAGGGGTGAAGTAGGAGGAGAAACTAGACATGGAGAAAGGTTAGGGGCCTGGAAATCACCTAGGGTTCTTGTTGTTGAGGCTCAGAGCAATCTCATTGACACAGGCTGGGTGGTTCATGACGAGGCTGAAGCCAGactggggagaaaggagaggtcAGCTCCTCCAGGCAGACCCcccagggttctttttttttttttttttggctacgtgaACCCAGGGCccccggcagtgagagcgtggattcctaaccactggaccaccagggaattcccaggaaggTCTTTATATCCAACCACGACCTCCTGGGTGGCAGCCAAAGCCTGGTCCCTCTTTTTAAATACCtttgtctgggacttccctggtggcgcagtggttaagaatccgcctaccaatgcaggggacacgggtgtgatcctcagtccgggaagatcccacatgccgcagggcaactaagcccgtgcgccacaactactgagcctgagctctagagcccacgagccacaactactgagcccgcgcgccacaaccactgaagcccgcgcacctagaacccgtgctccgcagcaagagaaaccaccgcagtgagaagcccacgcactgcgacgaagagtagcccccctcgccacaactagagaaagcccgcacgcagcaacaaagacccaacacagccaataattaattaattttaaaataataataaataaataaatgcttttgcTCAAAAGCCAGTGTCAAGACTCAGTACCTTGGACAAAGTGAGTCCTTTAAGGCCAGCTGAGTGAGGGAGGAACGGCTTCACCAATCACCCCTCCAAATGAAATAACCCAGAGGCTGCTCTCCCTGGTGTGCAGCCTTTCTTAGTGGGGTGCCTAAGTCCCCACGTGAGGCATATCCATGCCCCCAGCCATGTCCAGGGTATTCTAAGGGACCTGACCAGGAAGGTGCAGAAATCTGGGCTTCCCCTCAAGACTCATCAGCCTCAAGACCCTGAACTAACAGCCCAGATCCCCAGGGTTCTCCagtggggacagggtgggggacAGTCAGTGTCAATGCCCCAGGCCCATTGACCAACCTGGTAGTTCATGATGGCACGCAGACACATGATGCAGATGTGGACGTCATCCTTCTGGCTGATGATACGGGAATTCCTCAGGGCCTTCCTGCTATGGGCCGGGGTCAgcctgggcaggtggggaggaggcAGCAGGGGTCAGAGTCCCAAACCCAGCTTCCTATTCCCCCCACCACTCAGATGGCCACTGGAGTAAGAGGGGACACATCTGGAAACGTCTGCTTCCCGTCCACCCAACCAAAGAGGCCAGCTGAGGGCCGGAAGTCTTCCTCAGTTCTTAGGCCTGGGGCCTGGCATTTCCGGGGGAGAGGTGAAGAGGTGGGGGTCAGGGAAGCAAAGACCCCCTAACAGCGACTTGGTATTAAAAAGagttgctggggcttccctggtggctcagtggttgagagtccgcctgccgatgcaggggacacgggttcgtgcccgggtccgggaggatcccacatgccgcggagcggctgggcccgtgggccatggccgctgagcctgcgcgtccggagcctgtgctccgcaacgggagaggccacaacagtgagaggcccgagtacggcaaaaaaaaaaaaaaaaaagttgctgtgTTGTGGGGATGGAGAGCTTACAGAGGGAAAAGACCGCCAAAGCTTGTGAACGGCCATGAAAATACTCTCCACAAGGTGGCGCTCACAGCCACGTGAGTTTACCTTGCATCTTGACAATTCAGACAGCCATGGGTCAAATCCCAGCTCACTGATTACTAGGCATGCATGTTACTTAATctccccgggcctcagtttcctcttttgtaaaataggaatgGTAATAACAGTACCTTCCTGATAGGGTTGTTGGGACTATGAAATGAGCttagaacagcgcctggcacatagtaagtgctctatGAATGgttttgctgatttttctctAAAAGAAACATGATTTTTTCCATTGTCGCAGAACCGCCAGTCAATACTGGAAGGCCCCACTCCTCGCTCTTCCTGCCACATCTCCCTTTTCCCGTCATTGCTCAAACGTGCCTGAGTCTTTGCttgtgctgttccttctgcctggaatgcccttccctgtTCCCACCACTGCTTCTAAAGCCTCTATCCATCTGCAAGACACAGTTCCAGCGTCATctcttctgggaagccttcctgatGCCCCAGGCAGTGGCCACCTCCCTACTCAGAGTTCCCAGTCATACTTCCATGACAACCTGTCACACACCGTCTCCTACTAGATGGAAGGCTCCCAAGGGCAGGGTAAACTGTCACCTGAGAATCTACCaccatgcctggtacatagtaaatgctaaaaaaaaatgtttgttgaatgaatgaacaaagaaataTATTGTGAGAGTTTAGAACTTAAGATGAAGTTGGTTTCCTAGACCCAGAGTGGGAAGGAAGGTACCTGGTGTCCACATGAGGCTCCAGGgccatctccttccctctccccacctcccagcaggATGTCATAAGTTAGGGTGGGCTGACGTATCCGAAGCAGCTGAATCCAGGGGTGTCACCTGAGTTGAACACCTCAcccaaccccaccaccaccctggaAGCTGACCAGGCATGCACCTGCCCCTAGGTGGCTACGTACCGGGGAGAAGGGGGGCATCTGGAGTCCGCATGGGAGAAAACAGGGGGTTAGATGATACAAAAGGGGTCCCACCGACCCTGAAACCCCCCCTTATCTCAGATCCCACTGAGGTTCCAGCCTCTAGGTGCACCCCAGGGGCTTCTTAACACACACATTTCCCGAGCCCTGGGTGAGGCCCTTACTCTGATCCCCAATGCCAGGCTACCCCTCTCACCACCCCCAGGGCCCTGGTAGAGCAGGCTGGGTACAGCTGTCCAGGGGTGAATTCTCCATTCACCCCACCACCTGCCACCCCGCCAGGGGGTCCACATACTTGATGGTCAGATGGCGGCTCTTGGGCTGTGGCAGCAAGGATGAGGGCGGGCCCTTGCTGAGATCTTCCACCGACTGCTCCAGCGGCTTGCTCTTCTCGGAGCCCGGGGCCCCATTGTCTGTGCTCTCCATGTAGTACCTGTGGGGGTTAGACTGGGGATGGAGGCCAACACTGCACGGCACCTCAGAGCGGGTGGGGGGAACCCAGGGAGAGACAGATCTGCAGGAGAAACTGGGGGCAGGCGGAGGAGGTTGTGTTCTTGGCGCTGTGCTGGGCCTAGCAGGTCCCAGCTGGCCACCGcaggccacctccctccccgTCCACGGCAGACCATCAGGAAGGGGCCTTGCTCAAGCCAACTGCAGGGCTCCAGGGTGGACCCAGGCTAAGTTGCCTGGAAGCGGCCCGAGGAGTGGGCGAGGCGCAGGAAGGCACGGACTCTGGGGGTGGGCACAAGGGCAGGGCCAGGCTTACGTGACAGAGCACTGCACGAAGGCCAGGTACTCGAGCAGCACATCCAGGCCACGGTTCTCCTCGTTGAGGAACTCCTGCACCCACCTGCAGGGCACAGGGCTCCCTGAGTGCCGCCCAGGAAGGAGGTCCTGCCCAGTGTTGGCACAGAATGGGCACAGCAAGGGCCCCTGGGCTGCCCTTTCCCAGGAAGACAACAGCCTCGCAAGACCCAGTGACGCCAGGCGATGATGGTAGAGGCCTCGGGCAGGACCCACGGCCCAGCCATGCCTCAAGGGGCAGGCAGAGGGTGGGCAAGAGAGGACACCCAGCCTGGAGGGGGTCCATAGGCACAGCCTGGGGGGGGGATGGGAGGATAACAAGGGGAACCCAGGGGCTGCCTGCTGCCAGagctctccccctcccctgaccTCCCCAGGGAAATCTGAGCCCTTGCTCACCCAATGTGGTTGGTCCTCAGGGAGGTCTCCAACTCCCGTAGCACCTGGGTGGACTCCTGGACTCTCCTCTTAAACTGGGAGCCAAGAACAGGGGAGTCTGGTGGGTGGAGCGCAGGCCTCAGCCCACAGTGCCTGCCCACCCCGACAGCTGGTCTTTCACACTCGGCTGTCTAGACCACCTCCACACACCTGCCCAGCGGAATAAGCATACTCAGGCCACACATACACCCCCCCCATACAGACACACAGGCTGCGCACCATGGCCACGCACAGACACGAAAGAGGCACACACGTCTCTAGACACAGACATAcaacacgcgcgcacacacacacacacccccatatGTGAGGACAAAGGGTACACACACATTCAAACATGAACACCCTgggtacacacacacgtgcatatcCATACACAAGTACAGTGGGTACACAGACATAAGACACTCACAtacccacacacagacacatggggtacacacacacacacacacccctatacaAAGACTCAAGGATACACATACATCCATATGTGGACACAAAAGGACGTACataatacacacacgcacatccaTGCCTGGGCACAcagtgtgcacacatgcacacacactacaCAAGTACACACAAGTGTACACATCTGAGTACAAATAGGAGCTGCAGAGGAACCCGTGAAAGTGCACGCCCAGGGCACTCTCAGTCCCctgtgaaaacacacacacacgcgtccACGCACCCACAGAAGCCTGCAGAAAAGTCTATACACACAGTTACTCCAGCTGCCCAGAGCTTGGAAAGTGCAGggggaaagggacagagaaaaaggGGGCGACATATACCCCTAAGTTGGACATCCAATCTGCTGCTACCTTTCGGCTGACCCCACCGACTTCCAGGTAGCTCTTCAGCTTCTGGATATAGGCTTCAGGGGGGTTCTTGACCTGAAACCGCTCCTGCGGACATGGAATAGGATGTACAAGGGGCAAATAGCCAACCCTTGTCCCAGAGTCCCTTTGTCAGCTCTGACCCAAGGTCCCAGGCTGCCTTAAGACCCCCCTGAATACCAAAGGCATAAACCCAAACATTCGGCCTGCCACTTGAAAAGACCCCAGTCCCCGGCCAGGCCGTCCCTGGGTCTATGGCCACAGGCCTAGAACAGCCTGGATGGATTGTGGA
The genomic region above belongs to Phocoena phocoena chromosome 19, mPhoPho1.1, whole genome shotgun sequence and contains:
- the FMNL1 gene encoding formin-like protein 1 isoform X1 encodes the protein MGNAAGSSEQPASPAALSPKHPAAPKQPMPAAGELEERFNRVLNCMNLPPDKVQLLSQYDNEKKWELICDQERFQVKNPPEAYIQKLKSYLEVGGVSRKVAADWMSNLGFKRRVQESTQVLRELETSLRTNHIGWVQEFLNEENRGLDVLLEYLAFVQCSVTYYMESTDNGAPGSEKSKPLEQSVEDLSKGPPSSLLPQPKSRHLTIKLTPAHSRKALRNSRIISQKDDVHICIMCLRAIMNYQSGFSLVMNHPACVNEIALSLNNKNPRTKALVLELLAAVCLVRGGHDIILSAFDNFKEVCGEQHRFEKLMEYFRNEDSNIDFMVACMQFINIVVHSVENMNFRVFLQYEFTHLGLDLYLERLRLTESDKLQVQIQAYLDNVFDVGALLEDTETKNAVLEHVEELQEQVALLTERLRDAENESMAKIAELEKQLSQTRKELETLRERFSESTPMGTSRRPSEPEKVPAPAPARPSAIELKVEELEEKGLIRILRGPGDAVSIEILPVAVATPSGSDAPTPRVPIGSPSPELPPAAEPVPGAATPPPPPPPPLPGLPSQQDATPLAPPPAPPLPGSPEPPPPPPLPGDQPPPPPPPPLPPGADGSVPPPPPPPAGGPSAALGGPGSEMGPGMKAKKPIQTKFRMPLLNWVALKPNQITGTVFTELNDEKVLQELDMSDFEQQFKTKSQGPNVDLSALKSKASQKAPSKATLIEANRAKNLAITLRKGNLGADRICQAIETYDLQTLGLDFLELLTRFLPTEYEHSLIARFEREQRPIEELSEEDRFMLRFSRIPRLPERMNTLTFLGNFPDTAQLLMPQLNAIIAASMSIKSSDKLRQILEIVLAFGNYMNSSKRGAAYGFRLQSLDALLEMKSTDRKQTLLHYLVKVIAEKYPQLTGFHGDLHFLDKAGSVSLDSVLADVRSLQRGLELTQREFVRQDDCAVLKEFLRANSPIMDKLLADSKTAQEAYESVVEYFGENPKTTSPSMFFSLFSRFIKAYKKAEQEVEQWKKAAAAQEAGTDTPGKGEPPAPKSPPKIRRQQMDLISELKRKQQKEPLIYESDRDGAIEDIITDLRNQPYIRTDTGRRSARRRPPGTPLQVTSDLSL
- the FMNL1 gene encoding formin-like protein 1 isoform X2; the encoded protein is MGNAAGSSEQPASPAALSPKHPAAPKQPMPAAGELEERFNRVLNCMNLPPDKVQLLSQYDNEKKWELICDQERFQVKNPPEAYIQKLKSYLEVGGVSRKVAADWMSNLGFKRRVQESTQVLRELETSLRTNHIGWVQEFLNEENRGLDVLLEYLAFVQCSVTYYMESTDNGAPGSEKSKPLEQSVEDLSKGPPSSLLPQPKSRHLTIKLTPAHSRKALRNSRIISQKDDVHICIMCLRAIMNYQSGFSLVMNHPACVNEIALSLNNKNPRTKALVLELLAAVCLVRGGHDIILSAFDNFKEVCGEQHRFEKLMEYFRNEDSNIDFMVACMQFINIVVHSVENMNFRVFLQYEFTHLGLDLYLERLRLTESDKLQVQIQAYLDNVFDVGALLEDTETKNAVLEHVEELQEQVALLTERLRDAENESMAKIAELEKQLSQTRKELETLRERFSESTPMGTSRRPSEPEKVPAPAPARPSAIELKVEELEEKGLIRILRGPGDAVSIEILPVAVATPSGSDAPTPRVPIGSPSPELPPAAEPVPGAATPPPPPPPPLPGLPSQQDATPLAPPPAPPLPGSPEPPPPPPLPGDQPPPPPPPPLPPGADGSVPPPPPPPAGGPSAALGGPGSEMGPGMKAKKPIQTKFRMPLLNWVALKPNQITGTVFTELNDEKVLQELDMSDFEQQFKTKSQGPNVDLSALKSKASQKAPSKATLIEANRAKNLAITLRKGNLGADRICQAIETYDLQTLGLDFLELLTRFLPTEYEHSLIARFEREQRPIEELSEEDRFMLRFSRIPRLPERMNTLTFLGNFPDTAQLLMPQLNAIIAASMSIKSSDKLRQILEIVLAFGNYMNSSKRGAAYGFRLQSLDALLEMKSTDRKQTLLHYLVKVIAEKYPQLTGFHGDLHFLDKAGSVSLDSVLADVRSLQRGLELTQREFVRQDDCAVLKEFLRANSPIMDKLLADSKTAQEAYESVVEYFGENPKTTSPSMFFSLFSRFIKAYKKAEQEVEQWKKAAAAQEAGTDTPGKGEPPAPKSPPKIRRQQMDLISELKRKQQKEPLIYESDRDGAIEDIITVLKTVPFTARTGKRTSRLLCEASLGEEIPL